The sequence below is a genomic window from Haloterrigena turkmenica DSM 5511.
CGTGACGAAATGGTTGTGGCGGTTTATGCGGCGAACGGACGGAGTAATCGGTGCCATCACGGCACAGACATGAACGCACGCAATCAGCTACTTGCGGTACTCACCGCGTTGATGCTGGTGTGCTCGAGCGGGGCGATGGTCGTCGGTGCGGCACCGACAACCGTCGACGAGCACACTCAGGTCGACGACGATGAGACCGACGTACCCGAGGAAGGGAACGACACATCGACAGCCGAGGACACCACCGATAGTGTCGCGGAGGAATCGAACGACAGCGATGCGGAAGAACCGACTGGGGAGGAAAACCAGTCGGAAGAACTGATCGATGAGGAAGTCGACGGCGAGCAAGACGCCTACGTCAACTTCAGCGATCAGGCGACCGAGGGCGAGACGGTCGTCATCGATAACGTGACCATGGCGAGCGGTGGATTCGTCGTGATTCACGACAGCAGCCTGCTGGCCGGCGGCGAAAACGTCTTCTCGAGCGTCATCGGGACGTCCGCATATCTCGAGGCGGGAACGCACGAGAACGTTGAAGTGACGTTCGACGAACCGCTCACGGAAGACGAGACGCTGATCGCGATGCCCCATCGCGACACGAACGCGAACGAGACGTACGATTTCGTCGAAACCGAGGGTGCAGCCGACGCTCCGTACCTGACGGCAGAGGATGATCCGGTCACCGATCAGGCTGTCGTCACCGTGGGCGAGCCGGCAGCCGAGGAGCCGAACGAGACTGAAGAACCGGTCGACGAGGTACCGGTTGAAGAACCGAACGAGACCGAAGAACCGGTCGACGAGGTACCGGTTGAAGAACCGAACGAGACCGAAGAACCGGTCGACGAAGAACCGGTTGAGGTGCCGAACGAGACCGAAGAACCAGTCGAAGAAGAAGAACCGGTTGAGGTGCCGAACGAAACTGAAGAGCCAGTCATCGAGGAGCCCAACGAGACCGATGACGGCAGAATAAGCGTCCACATCGAAAACGTGACCGTCTTCGTGTTCCTCGGAGACCACCCGGACATGCCCGCAGCCAATGAGAGCTACTCCGGGTGCAACACAGACGGAATCTCCGTCGAGAACGGTACCGATACTGCTAACGAGACCGATACGAGTACCGAAACCGGCGCTGCGACTGAGGGCACGTTCGAGATGGGCGAGCAGCAGATAGACGTCACGCTCGGCCAGGTCACGGTCGTTCCGGTCAGCCAGCACCAGTCCGGAATGAGTGATCACCATGCCGGAACGGGCGAGTCGGTCCACGAGCAGTCCAACGAGACCGAATCACCGATCGAGGCACAGCCCGGAGCGGCCGATAACGGCAACGCCGATATCGTCATCGAGCAAGCGACCGTCTTCGTGTTCATCGGGGACACCGGCGAGCTCCCCGAACAGCCGGTCGAAGAACCGAACGAGACTGAAGAGCCGATCGTTGAGGAACCGAACGAAACCGAAGAGCCAGTTGAGGACGAAGAAACCGGAGAGACGATCATCGAGGAATCGAACGAGACTGAAGAGCCGGTCGTTGAGGAACCCAACGAGACTGAAGAGCCGGTCGTTGAGGAACCCAACGAGACTGAAGAGCCGGTCGTTGAGGAACCCAACGAGACTGAAGAGCCGGTCGTTGAGGAACCCAACGAGACTGAAGAGCCGGTCGTTGAGGAACCCAACGAGACTGAAGAGCCGGTCGTTGAGGAACCCAACGAGACCGAAGAACCGATCGTTGAGGAACCCAACGAAACCGAAGAGCCAGTTGAGGACGAAGAAACCGGAGAGACGATCATCGAGGAATCGAACGAGACCGAAGAGCCAGTTGAGGAACCCAACGAAACCGAAGAGCCAGTTGAGGACGAAGAAACCGCTGATTCGTTCACGGTCGAGAACCTTCAGGCTCCCGCCACCGCCGAGGCCGGTGAGCCGCTCACCGTCACGGCAACGGTCACGAACCCGACGGACGAGGAGCGAACCGAAGCGGTCCAGTTCCGTCTGGACGGTGACTTAGTCGAAGCGCAGGAAACGACGCTGGCAGCCGGTGAGACCACTGACGTCGAGTTCGAGGTCGACACGAGCGACATCGAGCCCGGACAGTACGTCCACATGGTCCTCACTGACTTCTCCGGCGAGGTCAGCGCGATCGAGATCACCGCGGCGACGAGCGGTGACAGCGACCTCGAGAGTGAAGGTGACCTCGAGAACGACACGACCGTCGACGGAGAGACCAACGTCACCGTCAACGAGAGCACCAACGCGACGGCCGGCATCACCGCCGCGAACTGAGCTGAGTCGCGCGATGCAGGCGGCCGCACTTTTTTCGAACGGACGACAGGAGAAGTGACGACGGACCCTTGCAGATCGGCGGGACAATCAGCTGAGCAGACGATACAGGCTGCTCGCGGCGACGATCAGGAGTACAAGGACACTCGAGAGCACGGGATCGATGCTCGAGATGAGCGGAATGCCGAGGCCGGCGAGCGCGATGATCGCGAGGCCGACGATACAGCAGGCCAGGTGGAGTTGCAGGACCGAGGCCTGCAACTCGCCGTGGCCGTCGATGTACTGCAAGACGTCCTCGAAGTTCGGCCCCGGCGTGATCGTCTTCGAGTCGGAGTCGTACTCGATGACGGCGTCCTCCTGTAGCTGCGGGAGATGCGTCTGCTGTAGGGAGACGTAGACGCTCTTGTAGAGGTTGTTCGGAACGGGGGTCGTATCCGTCTCGCTGGCAGCGATCTCCGAGGCGATATCCGAGACGTCGACCTGTCCGGCCTCTTCAGCGAGCAACTGTACGATCGCTCTCCGTCTGTCGTTCCCGAGAATGTGAAATACTTCACTTTCCTCGAGCGACTCAGTTCGATTCGTTTGGACAGACATCGATCAGAAAGCGAACGCGTGCTCCACGAACAGTCCACCACCAGCTACCATGCACGCTTGCCTTTCGCAGACCACTGACTTTAACTTTTGCAGGCTAGGAAGTCGCTGTTCGGCGGCGAGGACACGCGGCGACGCAGGCTAGCGAGTAAGGCGAGGGTACACCGGGACCGTAATGTCGCACTCGAGGGGCCCAGTCGTATCGTGACACGATCACGTCTCTCTCAGGTACGGTCGGTTCGTGTCACCGAGCCACCGACGGAGGAATCGAACGGGTCCACAGTTCGGGAGGGTCCTCCGGCGATAGGACTAGTGATCTCGAGGAACGCGTCGCCGAAAACAGTCGACCGCGGACGGAACGTCGCAGCCGGAGCCCGGCGCGTTACTCACCGGGGAGGTGGCCGCCGGACTGCATTTCGCGGTACGTCGTACAGGCCGGACACCCGTGGACGATATCACCGTTATCACCGAAAACGCGTGCGAACTGCTGTGTGACGTGGGTGCCGCAGTTTCGACAGCGAGCGCCTGCCGTCGACGATTCCATGGGCTTCCAGTCTTGTTGGGTGGATTTCATGGTTGGGGGATGGTGCGCGGACGAGCAGTGGTACACTGCGGCGGTCGCCGTCTCGGTCCGATCGGCGCGCCGAATTGGGGCGCGTCGAGACGGGCCGATAGCGGCGGATCCGACCGCGAGACCATCGCACTCGTCCGAACGACATCCTATCGAGGGGAGCAGATACGAATAAAGGACGGAGACCGTTCACCTCTCGAGCGGTTTCGAGAACCGCGAAATACGCAGTTTCCGGCCCCGTAGCGTGCCGTACGGCCCCGAGAAACCGCCTGGCTGGATTTCGTCCCGACGATTGGGACAGTGAATTCAGATGGCTTTGCCCGCATTCGGCGTTTAAAGACCGTATTGGGCGACTCGAGCCGGATCGAAATTCATTATTTCGAGGAGGAAACGTCGAGTTTCGGCGTCGAATACTGATATTTCCGCGGAATAAGGTGCATCGTTATAAAATACCACTATCGCTTACCGATCGTCGTGCTGGAATGTAACGGTGGTGTCCGCGACCGGGATGGACCACGCCCAGTCGATCCGTACCGAACCCTCTCCCGCGAGAGCGAACGAAGTCGATCTCCACGAACTCAGTGAATACGACGATGTCAATGCAAGCAAGCGATACACGAACGGAATCCGCGCCCGACCCGTCCGCCCAGCTC
It includes:
- a CDS encoding DUF7282 domain-containing protein, translated to MNARNQLLAVLTALMLVCSSGAMVVGAAPTTVDEHTQVDDDETDVPEEGNDTSTAEDTTDSVAEESNDSDAEEPTGEENQSEELIDEEVDGEQDAYVNFSDQATEGETVVIDNVTMASGGFVVIHDSSLLAGGENVFSSVIGTSAYLEAGTHENVEVTFDEPLTEDETLIAMPHRDTNANETYDFVETEGAADAPYLTAEDDPVTDQAVVTVGEPAAEEPNETEEPVDEVPVEEPNETEEPVDEVPVEEPNETEEPVDEEPVEVPNETEEPVEEEEPVEVPNETEEPVIEEPNETDDGRISVHIENVTVFVFLGDHPDMPAANESYSGCNTDGISVENGTDTANETDTSTETGAATEGTFEMGEQQIDVTLGQVTVVPVSQHQSGMSDHHAGTGESVHEQSNETESPIEAQPGAADNGNADIVIEQATVFVFIGDTGELPEQPVEEPNETEEPIVEEPNETEEPVEDEETGETIIEESNETEEPVVEEPNETEEPVVEEPNETEEPVVEEPNETEEPVVEEPNETEEPVVEEPNETEEPVVEEPNETEEPIVEEPNETEEPVEDEETGETIIEESNETEEPVEEPNETEEPVEDEETADSFTVENLQAPATAEAGEPLTVTATVTNPTDEERTEAVQFRLDGDLVEAQETTLAAGETTDVEFEVDTSDIEPGQYVHMVLTDFSGEVSAIEITAATSGDSDLESEGDLENDTTVDGETNVTVNESTNATAGITAAN
- a CDS encoding DUF7344 domain-containing protein — its product is MSVQTNRTESLEESEVFHILGNDRRRAIVQLLAEEAGQVDVSDIASEIAASETDTTPVPNNLYKSVYVSLQQTHLPQLQEDAVIEYDSDSKTITPGPNFEDVLQYIDGHGELQASVLQLHLACCIVGLAIIALAGLGIPLISSIDPVLSSVLVLLIVAASSLYRLLS
- a CDS encoding DUF7563 family protein — translated: MESSTAGARCRNCGTHVTQQFARVFGDNGDIVHGCPACTTYREMQSGGHLPGE